The DNA region CAGCCCCAACGCGGAGGTCCGCTCTGCGGCACTGAAGGTGCTGCACCTCAGCGGGCTCGTGCCGCTGGCCGCCGGGGAGGCCATCCGGGCGCTGCTGCGCGATCCGGCGCCGTTCGTGCAGCTCAATGCCGTGCTCGCCAGCGCCCACCTGAACCCCCCGCCGCTGGAGGACCTGTGGACGCTGCTGGGCGCGCCGGACTGGTGGGTGCGCCGCGCCGCCGCGCGGGTGCTGCTGGCCCAGCCGGACGGCCGCACCCGCCTGATGCAGGCGCAGAGCGGACACCCCGACCGTTACGCCCGTGACATGGCGCGGGACACCCTGGCGGGCAGCGTGCCCGGTCCGCTGCTGCCCGCGCCCGCCACCCCCGCCGCCCTGCTGCGTCCCCCTGAACAGGCCCTCGTCGGTCTTCCGGAGCGGCCGTGATCCGCACGCTCGAACTTCTGATTCTGGTGTACTTCACGCTGCTGAACCTGCTGTACGCCGTGGCGGTGTACGTCTCCGCGCGGGAACTGGGCCGCCACATGAGCCGCCGGCAGAGCGTGGGCCTGTCCGAACTCCTCAGCCGCGAGTTCTACAAACCGGTCAGCATCCTGGTCCCGGCGTACGGTGAGGAGGAAACCATCCGCGCGTCGGTGGATTCCTTCCTGGCGCTGCACTACCCGGAGTTCGAGGTGGTCGTCGTGAATGACGGCAGCAAGGACGCCACCCTGGAGCGCCTGATCGAGGCGTACGACCTGATGCCCACCGAACGCAACGCGCCCCGCGCCCTGCACACCCAGCCGGTGCGGCAGGTGTACCGCAGCGCGCTGCACCCCAACCTGACGGTGGTGGACAAGGAGAACGGGGGGAAGGCCGACGCCCTGAACGTGGGCCTGACCTACGCCACCTTCCCGCTGTTCTGCGCCGTGGACGCCGACAGTCTGCTGGAGGCCGAGGCGCTGCTGCGTCTGGCGCGGCGTTTCGTGGAAAACGAGCAGCTGGTTGCGGCCGGCGGCAGCGTGCGCGTCATGAATGGAGCGCGGCTGGACAGCGGGCGCGTGGTGGAGCTCCGGCTTCCGGACCGCTGGGTGGAGCGCTTTCAGGTCGTGGAGTACGCCCGGGCGTTCCTGGCGGGCCGCACCACCTTCAGCGCGGCGGGCGTGCTGCTGATCATCTCCGGCGCGTTCGGGCTGTTCCGCCGCAGCGAGGTCATCGAGATCGGGGGCTTCCTGGAAGGCACGGTGGGGGAGGACATGGAACTCGTGCTGCGCCTGCACCGCCGCATGCGCGAGGCCGGCCGGCCTTATGACGTGGAATTTGACCTGGACCCGGTGTGCTGGACGCAGGCGCCCGACACCTGGGCGGTGCTGGGCCGGCAGCGGGACCGCTGGCAGCGCGGCCTGTGGGAGGGCCTGCTGCGGCACCGGCGCCTGTGGTTCAACCCCCGCTACGGCCGGATCGGGCTGGTGGCCTTCCCGTATTACCTGCTGTTCGAGGCGCTGAGCCCGGTCGTCGAGGTGTTCGGGTATGCGTTCATGCTGTTCCTGGCGGTGACCGGGCAGCTGGAGTGGACGTTCGTGGTGCTGTTCCTGCTGCTGGCGCTGATGTACGGCACGGTGGTGAGCGTGGCGGCGCTGTCCATCGAACTGTTCATGCGCGTGCGGTTCGAGCGGCCCCGGGACCGGCTGATGCTGCTGCTCACGGCGCTGCTGGAGAACTTCGGGTACCGGCAGTGGCACGCCTGGGTGCGCTTCCGGGCCACCCTGAAACTCGGGCAGAAGCGCGGGCAGTGGGGCGCCATGACCCGCCAGAGCATCCAGGCGCGTGACCCGGCGCCGGCCAAAGCTCCGGGCGGCGCACGGGAGGGCCCGGACGGTCCCTGACATCCGGTTGCGTGGGCGCGCGGCAATGAAAATGCCCCACGTCTGAGGTGGGGCGTCCCGGCCGCCTTCACCCGGGCGGCATGTGTTGTTGGGTGCCATCAAGCTAGAGCCTGCCCGTCAGCTAAACGTCCCTCTTTCGGTGGAGGGGCCTGAATACGTCATTTCGCAGGGGTCTTCTGGTAGTCGACACTCATGACGCCGGGGTAGGGTGCAGGCAATCACGGCATGTTCTGCGGTGCCCCTCTCTGCTTCCGGAGGTCGGTATGCCTGCCCCACTTTCCTTTCCCTTCTCCGTCTCGCTCGGCTGGGTGCCGGGTTCGATGCACCTCGTGCAGTTCCGCGCCTGGGACCGCACGTTCGTGGTCGCGCTGGTGCAGGTGCGGTTCGTGTCCCCACAGGCGCAGGCGCCGCTGTTCCTGAGCGGAACGGTGCTCGTTAGTCTGGCGGACGTTCAGCTCTCCACCGCCGAGCAGCAGGTGTTCGACCGGCTGCGGGCTGCAGCCAGCCGCGACGAGGTGCTGAACGAGGCCTGGCCGCAGGGCGGACCCGTTGCCCCGGCCCTTCTCGCGTGAGTAGAAGAAGGGGCAACCCCTGGTAGGCCAGCCATCCGGGACGTTGTCTGTTGGGGCCGGCCAAATCGATGTACCCGGCGGCGTAAACTGTGGTATCCCATGAAACTTAATCGATTAAAGAAGGTGAGATACATCGCCATTGATGTGCCCGGTCAGGGCTGGCGCATCTGGAGCACCCCCGTGCAGGAATGGTGGGGGGAAACCTTTCCCACGTACCCCACAGCCCTGCTCGACGAACTGAACGGACAGAAACGCACCGACCAGATCATGAAACTCCTGCACTCCTGAGATGGAATCGCATCGGAGCACACGGCGCGGCCCCAGACGAGCCGACTGATCTGCCTACACCTGCAACGGCAGAAAAGCGCAGCACAGTTCACGGACCCATGTCGGAATCTGAATGCCATTTCGTTGGCTCTGGCTGCTCCCCGGTTCGCCCTTCACACCATGACGAAGGAAGAGCGGAACTTAGGGCGGTCTGCGCCCCCAACGCCCCGCTGAATACAATTGACAGGACGTGAATACGGGTGTACATTAAAGAAATCAAGGCGTCCCCCGGGACGCCTGCTTCCTTTTCGCCTGTCGGCCCTCAGCTGTCCGATTCACGAGTGAAGGGCGCCCGATTCTCGCCTGGAGGCCGGGCGCCGTGCTTGCCCTACTTACTGCGTGACTATCCCCTGCAGGGTGCGGGCGCGCTCCAGGTGCATTCTCAGGTGGGGCAGGGTCTGCACGGCGTGCGCGCGCAGCTGCGGCTGGTGCCCGGCCCGACTGTAGGCCGTGAAGGTTGACGGCCTGCTCGTGCGCGGTGAGCTGCGCGGCCATGTACGCCTGATCGAAGGCAGCGCCCTGCAACGTCCCCAGCTGGGTCAGGAGGGCGGCGTGCGGTCTCTGCGGCGCGGTGGGTAGCGGTACCTGCAGCCCGGAGGC from Deinococcus ficus includes:
- a CDS encoding glycosyltransferase family 2 protein — translated: MIRTLELLILVYFTLLNLLYAVAVYVSARELGRHMSRRQSVGLSELLSREFYKPVSILVPAYGEEETIRASVDSFLALHYPEFEVVVVNDGSKDATLERLIEAYDLMPTERNAPRALHTQPVRQVYRSALHPNLTVVDKENGGKADALNVGLTYATFPLFCAVDADSLLEAEALLRLARRFVENEQLVAAGGSVRVMNGARLDSGRVVELRLPDRWVERFQVVEYARAFLAGRTTFSAAGVLLIISGAFGLFRRSEVIEIGGFLEGTVGEDMELVLRLHRRMREAGRPYDVEFDLDPVCWTQAPDTWAVLGRQRDRWQRGLWEGLLRHRRLWFNPRYGRIGLVAFPYYLLFEALSPVVEVFGYAFMLFLAVTGQLEWTFVVLFLLLALMYGTVVSVAALSIELFMRVRFERPRDRLMLLLTALLENFGYRQWHAWVRFRATLKLGQKRGQWGAMTRQSIQARDPAPAKAPGGAREGPDGP
- a CDS encoding DUF4142 domain-containing protein, giving the protein MKNLTRLTWPSLLLGLTLGTAAHALGGASAPPPAHAASPCGLPAQSTPAGAAGARPTPSDLCFAQQAASGDLFEIQSSQLALTRAASPDVRAYAQQLIADHTAASQRLKALASGLQVPLPTAPQRPHAALLTQLGTLQGAAFDQAYMAAQLTAHEQAVNLHGLQSGRAPAAAARARRADPAPPENAPGARPHPAGDSHAVSRASTAPGLQARIGRPSLVNRTAEGRQAKRKQASRGTP